A DNA window from Candidatus Protochlamydia naegleriophila contains the following coding sequences:
- a CDS encoding DUF1254 domain-containing protein: MKCAFLTVAALIGFILPLSAVPSAHDQPVSDKEIVVEEAYIYGFPLVVMDITKDVMTATSKVAESQGPINLLFSLKTFPDPSFKDVVSPNADTLYTQAWLDVSKEPVILSTPDMGKRYYLFPMLDLWTNVFFSPGTRTTGNGKNNFAITGPDWKGTLPSGVQQVKAPTNSIWIIGRIQTDGPSDYAAVNKLQEQFKLTPLSVWGTNDVPPRIAGARDVDVSTPPIQQTLKMDGVAFFTRLAQLLKETPIPSADKEYVKKFSMIGLEPGKEFDVEKLSNEEIKELNRSARIAQAKVKEEWEKHSFASNENGWGVILKNIGLYGTNYLLRASVAYGGLGANVPQDAVYPATNVDDSGKPLTGQSLYVIHFNRGELPPVGAFWSITMYDDQQFFVANPINRYAIGDRSDLQFNADGSLDIFIQNKSPGKQRESNWLPAPSGPFNLIMRLYAPKEAVLNGSWKPPRVQRVQ; encoded by the coding sequence ATGAAATGTGCATTTTTGACTGTGGCTGCTTTAATTGGATTTATCTTACCTCTATCGGCTGTTCCTAGTGCCCATGATCAACCTGTGTCCGATAAAGAAATAGTGGTTGAGGAGGCGTATATTTATGGGTTTCCTCTCGTTGTCATGGACATTACGAAAGATGTCATGACAGCGACGTCAAAGGTGGCAGAGAGTCAGGGGCCAATTAATCTACTTTTTTCTCTTAAAACATTTCCAGATCCTTCCTTTAAAGATGTTGTGAGTCCAAATGCGGATACGTTGTATACGCAGGCATGGCTGGATGTGAGTAAGGAGCCTGTAATTTTAAGCACTCCAGACATGGGAAAGCGTTACTATTTATTTCCCATGCTCGATTTATGGACGAATGTCTTTTTTTCGCCAGGCACACGTACGACGGGTAATGGCAAAAATAATTTTGCCATTACCGGACCGGATTGGAAAGGAACTCTTCCAAGTGGAGTGCAGCAAGTGAAGGCACCGACCAATAGTATTTGGATCATTGGCCGCATTCAAACCGACGGACCATCCGATTACGCGGCTGTGAATAAACTGCAAGAGCAGTTTAAATTAACGCCTCTAAGTGTATGGGGAACAAATGATGTTCCTCCTCGCATTGCGGGCGCGCGTGATGTCGATGTTAGTACACCTCCGATTCAGCAAACATTAAAAATGGATGGAGTCGCATTTTTTACAAGGCTTGCGCAATTGTTAAAAGAGACCCCAATTCCATCCGCTGATAAGGAGTATGTAAAAAAATTCTCTATGATTGGACTGGAGCCTGGAAAGGAGTTTGATGTTGAGAAGTTATCCAATGAGGAGATTAAGGAGCTCAACCGGTCCGCCAGAATTGCTCAAGCTAAGGTTAAAGAGGAATGGGAGAAGCATTCTTTTGCTTCGAATGAAAATGGCTGGGGCGTCATTCTCAAAAATATTGGATTGTATGGAACAAATTATCTATTGCGAGCTAGTGTCGCTTATGGAGGACTTGGGGCTAATGTTCCTCAAGATGCTGTTTATCCAGCTACGAACGTGGATGATTCTGGCAAGCCTTTAACTGGACAGTCGCTTTACGTCATTCATTTTAATAGGGGAGAATTGCCTCCAGTCGGCGCTTTCTGGTCTATTACCATGTACGATGATCAGCAGTTTTTTGTGGCCAATCCAATTAATCGTTATGCAATTGGAGATCGAAGCGATTTGCAATTCAATGCAGATGGCTCCTTAGATATTTTCATTCAAAATAAATCACCTGGCAAACAAAGAGAATCTAATTGGTTGCCAGCGCCTTCTGGCCCTTTTAATTTAATCATGCGTCTTTATGCTCCTAAAGAAGCCGTATTAAACGGAAGCTGGAAGCCTCCTAGGGTGCAAAGAGTTCAATAG
- the ycaC gene encoding isochorismate family cysteine hydrolase YcaC, producing MASFKYKRLDKNDAAVLLVDHQSGLINMIQDYSPSEFKNNVLALANIAKFFNLPTILTTSFENGPNGPLVPELKEILPNAAYIPRPGQINAWDNEDFVRAVKATGKKQLIIAGVVTDVCVAFPTLSAIEDGYDVFVVVDASGTFNQAVRDAALMRVTHAGAQLMNWFSVACELHRDWRNDIEGLGTLLASHLPAYRNLITSYIAKSKS from the coding sequence ATGGCAAGCTTTAAATACAAGCGTTTAGACAAAAATGATGCTGCTGTTTTACTGGTCGACCATCAAAGCGGATTAATCAACATGATCCAGGACTATTCGCCAAGTGAATTCAAAAACAACGTGCTTGCCTTAGCCAATATCGCTAAATTCTTCAATCTCCCAACAATTCTTACTACAAGCTTCGAAAATGGCCCAAATGGCCCTCTCGTTCCTGAATTGAAGGAGATCTTACCCAATGCAGCTTACATTCCGCGTCCTGGACAGATCAACGCCTGGGACAATGAAGATTTTGTCAGAGCTGTCAAGGCAACTGGAAAAAAGCAGCTCATCATCGCAGGTGTTGTGACCGATGTCTGCGTGGCATTTCCTACGCTCTCTGCTATCGAAGATGGATATGACGTTTTTGTCGTCGTTGATGCATCGGGAACTTTCAACCAGGCGGTCCGCGACGCAGCTCTGATGCGCGTGACACATGCTGGAGCGCAATTGATGAATTGGTTTAGCGTTGCATGCGAACTACATCGCGACTGGAGAAACGACATTGAAGGACTTGGAACCCTCCTCGCGAGCCATCTACCTGCCTACCGCAATTTAATTACAAGCTACATCGCTAAAAGCAAGTCTTAA
- a CDS encoding GxxExxY protein, with the protein MRQGDSEVIDNLLSEQVLEAAIDVHPTLGGPALLKSLYEEALLHELRLRHIPVRIVNFET; encoded by the coding sequence GTGAGGCAGGGCGACTCAGAGGTGATTGATAACTTGTTGTCAGAACAAGTGCTCGAGGCTGCAATTGATGTGCATCCTACTTTAGGTGGTCCAGCACTATTAAAAAGTCTATATGAAGAAGCCTTGTTACATGAGTTAAGGCTCCGTCATATTCCGGTAAGAATTGTAAATTTCGAGACCTGA
- a CDS encoding o-succinylbenzoate synthase → MQIKSMTLHPYEIILTHGLVRSGALIQLIDEKANCGWGEVAPLPNWSKENLDECFKQLDRQHQALLQMDWTLLNCFENLSQLGLLPSVEFGLESALLSLLAPVESCSLPACALLMGSLPSILDQARMRRMEGYTSAKLKVSQLSFEEARDAIELLKDHFELRIDVNRAWNTSDSIRFFEQFPLETFDYVEEPFSNPHDLALFPHPLAVDESFPKNLSLEQLESLPTLKALIYKPTMQGGMCGCLPLLEWTVKRGITLVLSSSFETDVGLAHIGAMACRLGLSSPIGVGTYHYLPALFCADLQFLNGKAHVLGKPVLKRPRV, encoded by the coding sequence ATGCAAATTAAGTCAATGACTCTTCATCCTTACGAAATCATTTTGACACACGGTTTAGTGCGTTCCGGCGCATTGATTCAACTCATTGACGAAAAAGCGAACTGCGGATGGGGAGAAGTAGCCCCACTTCCCAACTGGAGCAAGGAAAATTTAGATGAGTGCTTTAAGCAGCTTGATCGACAGCACCAAGCCCTTTTGCAAATGGATTGGACGCTATTAAACTGTTTTGAAAACTTAAGCCAGTTAGGCCTTTTACCGTCTGTTGAGTTTGGCTTAGAATCAGCCCTTCTTTCCCTTTTAGCCCCCGTAGAAAGCTGCTCTTTACCAGCATGCGCCTTGTTGATGGGATCGCTTCCCTCTATTCTTGATCAGGCAAGAATGAGGCGAATGGAGGGGTATACTTCAGCTAAGCTGAAAGTGAGTCAGTTGAGCTTTGAAGAGGCGAGAGACGCGATCGAACTGTTAAAAGATCATTTTGAATTGAGAATCGATGTTAATCGCGCCTGGAATACTTCCGACTCTATTCGCTTTTTTGAGCAGTTTCCTTTAGAAACTTTTGATTACGTTGAGGAGCCATTTTCCAATCCTCATGATCTTGCTCTTTTTCCCCATCCTTTGGCTGTAGATGAATCGTTTCCGAAAAATCTTTCCCTAGAGCAACTCGAGTCATTGCCTACTCTCAAGGCCCTCATTTATAAGCCAACGATGCAAGGAGGAATGTGCGGGTGTCTTCCTTTGCTTGAATGGACTGTTAAAAGAGGCATTACCTTGGTTTTGAGTAGCAGTTTCGAGACAGATGTGGGATTGGCTCACATAGGTGCGATGGCCTGCAGGCTTGGGCTTTCTTCTCCGATTGGAGTGGGAACGTATCATTACTTGCCGGCACTGTTTTGTGCTGATTTGCAGTTTTTGAATGGCAAGGCTCATGTTTTAGGGAAACCCGTGCTTAAGCGGCCTCGGGTTTAG
- a CDS encoding arylsulfatase — MRSIFTLSLLYGSFFSASWITQLVHAQSNPAKQEQAYPQSIWEDVFSKKRESLAENMEPVLAHPEDQQQAANKLQTLADKFKKKPNILIFIMDDVGYGDPGCFGGGVAIGAPTPNMDKLCHEGLQLTSTYSQPSCSPTRATLLTGRLPMRHGILIPPMYGAPGGLAEEQTIAKLLSEAGYRTQGIGKWHVGENEASQPQNVGFDDFYGFLSVSDMYTEWRDPALAPELVNNKERTEALINPSKDSPFNKHLVHGVKGAKLENIEELTIANISTFDQKMADYGVKFIQDNAKKEQPFFLYYGTRGGHFDNYPNESVKGKSPAKYPYKDVMVEMDAILGRLVKTLEETGQLENTFIFVTSDNGPEMESWPDSGYTPFRGSKGSSFEGGVRVPGIAYWKGVIQPGRVSDGLFDLSDLFTTSLSLAGAKEKLPKDRYIDGIDQVSFLLADQGKSNRASILYWLQDRFSAVRMGEYKIMETATVGTLDTPDMGGLTGKNVDYTYGHLFNLYLDPKESHNIIIRKIPFAEYLTHEIDRHMETFKKYPSKIQVKAHSSPTNDR, encoded by the coding sequence ATGCGATCAATATTTACTCTTTCGCTTTTGTATGGATCCTTCTTTAGTGCATCATGGATCACCCAACTTGTACATGCTCAATCCAATCCAGCTAAACAAGAACAGGCCTACCCCCAATCGATCTGGGAAGATGTCTTTTCGAAAAAAAGAGAGTCCCTCGCAGAAAATATGGAACCCGTCCTTGCTCATCCCGAAGATCAACAACAGGCCGCAAATAAGCTCCAAACTCTCGCCGACAAATTTAAGAAAAAGCCCAATATCCTCATTTTCATCATGGATGACGTTGGCTATGGAGATCCAGGATGCTTTGGAGGCGGAGTAGCCATCGGCGCCCCTACGCCGAATATGGATAAATTGTGCCATGAAGGTTTACAGCTCACCTCTACCTATTCCCAACCAAGCTGCTCTCCGACAAGGGCCACGCTTCTAACTGGTCGCTTACCTATGCGCCATGGAATCTTAATTCCGCCCATGTATGGAGCACCTGGTGGATTAGCTGAAGAACAAACAATTGCCAAACTCCTTAGTGAAGCGGGTTACCGCACACAAGGAATTGGTAAATGGCACGTTGGAGAAAATGAAGCTTCGCAGCCGCAAAATGTAGGTTTTGATGATTTTTATGGCTTTTTAAGTGTTTCAGACATGTACACCGAATGGCGCGACCCTGCTCTTGCACCAGAACTCGTCAATAATAAAGAGCGTACCGAAGCCTTAATCAATCCATCTAAAGATAGCCCCTTTAATAAACACCTCGTACATGGAGTAAAAGGGGCTAAATTAGAAAACATTGAAGAACTGACAATTGCCAATATCTCCACCTTCGATCAAAAAATGGCCGACTATGGCGTCAAATTTATTCAAGATAACGCCAAAAAAGAGCAACCCTTCTTCCTCTATTACGGAACAAGAGGTGGACACTTTGATAATTACCCCAATGAATCTGTCAAAGGAAAGTCTCCTGCCAAATACCCTTATAAAGATGTCATGGTCGAAATGGATGCTATCCTAGGCAGGCTCGTCAAAACTCTCGAAGAAACAGGACAGCTTGAAAACACTTTCATTTTCGTTACTTCAGACAATGGCCCCGAAATGGAGTCTTGGCCCGATAGCGGCTATACGCCTTTTAGAGGATCTAAAGGTTCTTCCTTTGAAGGTGGTGTACGCGTACCAGGTATCGCCTATTGGAAAGGTGTCATCCAACCGGGTAGAGTCTCTGATGGTTTATTCGACCTCTCAGATCTTTTCACAACAAGCCTTTCGCTTGCTGGAGCCAAAGAGAAGCTTCCAAAAGATCGCTACATCGATGGTATCGACCAGGTCTCTTTCCTACTTGCCGATCAAGGAAAATCAAACCGCGCTTCCATCTTATACTGGCTGCAAGATCGTTTTTCAGCAGTTAGAATGGGTGAATATAAGATCATGGAAACTGCCACAGTTGGCACCTTAGACACCCCTGACATGGGCGGCTTGACAGGTAAAAATGTCGACTATACCTATGGTCATCTATTTAATCTTTATCTCGATCCTAAAGAATCTCACAATATCATCATTCGCAAAATTCCCTTTGCGGAATATTTGACTCATGAAATCGACAGGCACATGGAGACCTTCAAAAAATATCCTTCCAAAATTCAAGTCAAGGCTCACTCCTCACCTACAAATGACCGCTAA
- the atpC gene encoding ATP synthase F1 subunit epsilon: MYTLTILTPEKVVFEEPVYSVNVPGADGYFEILVDHAPLTALLQSGKVTIIDKDEKKLHFAIASGFFEVSHNKANIIADAIEPVEEIDLGRAKHAFERAQARLEHSQEHVDIARAKRALKRAENRINLYQEFHALRK; the protein is encoded by the coding sequence ATGTATACATTAACGATCTTGACACCTGAAAAAGTCGTATTTGAAGAGCCCGTTTACTCAGTCAATGTTCCCGGAGCAGACGGCTATTTTGAGATATTAGTCGATCATGCGCCTTTGACTGCTTTGCTTCAGTCTGGAAAAGTGACGATCATTGACAAAGATGAAAAAAAACTCCATTTTGCCATTGCAAGCGGCTTCTTCGAGGTTTCCCACAATAAAGCCAACATTATTGCCGATGCGATCGAACCGGTCGAAGAAATTGATTTGGGTCGAGCTAAGCATGCATTTGAGCGAGCCCAGGCGCGATTAGAGCACTCGCAAGAGCATGTGGATATAGCTCGTGCCAAGAGAGCTTTGAAACGCGCTGAAAACCGCATCAACTTATATCAAGAATTTCATGCACTGAGAAAGTAA